The Ensifer canadensis genomic sequence CACGCATCGTGACGGCGGCAACGGCGCCGCTGGGCAAGACCTGGCCGAAACCTTCGACGATCATGCCGTTTTCGCTGATGTTCGGATTGGCAACCGGGTTGATGCTGTCGGTGCTGCGCGACGGTCTCGACCGGCGCGTCAGCTCCAGCGAGCGCCTTCGCGCCGAGCTCGGGATAACGTCGCTCGGCCACGTGCCGATGTTCAGAAGCAGCCCACGTCCCCATCAGCCTCCAATCGCCTCCACCATGCTGCCGCTTAGATCGGTCCTGGACATGCCCTATTCGCGCTTCTCCGAGGCACTGCGCGGCGTCAAGAATTCGGTCGATTCCGCCTTTCCTGCCAATGCGACGGCGGTGATCGGCGTGACCTCGGTCGGCCCCGGCGAGGGCAAGACCACGATCGCCGCCAACCTCGCCCAGCTCTACATGAACGAAGGGACCTCGGTCCTGCTCGTCGATGCGGATTTCGTCGGCTCGCGGCTCAGCCGCGTCACCACCGAGGACGGTGCGGGCTTCGGCATGGAGAGCCTGCGGATCCTGGGCATCGCCGGCCAATACTCCAGGCGCAGATCGGAGGCGCCTCAGCACGTCGAGGAATTCGACGGCAAGGCCGTTCGCTGCGTGCCGGTTCTGACCGTCGACCAGACACGCAAGGCAGCCGTCGCGCATCAGCGCTACGGCCACCTGCCGGCGCTGAAATCCGAGCTCGAGCTTTTGAGACAGCGCTACAAGGTGATCATCGTCGACATGTCCGGCTTCGAGGATTCGGCCGATACGCGCGTGATCTGTACCTATCTCGACGGCATCGTCGTGGTTCTCGGACAATCCGACAAGATGACCGTCGAACGGTTGGGCGAGGCCTTGGCAACATTCGGCAAATCACGCGTCGCGTTGCTCGGCGTCATTTCAAACAGAAGCGACGGCCCTCGCCGTACCAACATCCGCTGGGACCGAAAACAATGGCGCAAGTTCAGAAAATGATGCAGGCGACAAAGGATTACGCCGAAGATCGTCCGGTCACGGTTGCCATCGGCATACCGAGCTGCGGGCGCAGGGACATTCTCTCCGCCGTCCTGCCCCTGATCGCCCGGCAGACCCGCCAACCGGACGAGATTTACGTTTGCCTCACCTCGCCCGAGGATATGGACCCTTGCTGCACCGAAGGGCTTGCGGTCCGCGTCATCGTCATCATCTCCGAGCGCGGCAGCTGTCGACAGCGAAATCGCATCCTCGCCGCCGCCAAGTCGGATGTTATCCTCTTTCTGGACGACGATTTCCTGATGGCGCCATCCTACGTCGAGGAAGTCGAGCGCCTGTTTTCCGAGAACGACGACATTGTCGTCGCCACCGGCACGCTGGTTGCCGATGGCATCATCGGGCCGGGCATTTCGGTCGACGGTGGCTTGGAGTTGATCGAGGCGGACGAACGTCTGCCAAAGTCGACGCAAGCCTTCAGGCCGATCTACAACGCCTATGGCTGCAACATGGCGGTTCGAACCGGCCCTGTTCGCGAAGCTGACCTCGCCTTCGACGAGAACCTGCCGCTTTACGGTTGGCTTGAGGACGTCGACTTCAGCCGGATGGCCGCCGACCTTGGCCGCGTGGTGCAATCCGGCAATCTCGTCGGCGTTCACCTCGGAACCAAAAAGGCGCGCACGCCAGGCATCAAGTTCGGCTATTCGCAGATCGCCAATCCGATCTACCTGATCCGCAAGGACACGATGAGCATTCGGCATGCCGGCGTGCAGATCCTGCGCAATCTGGTGGCGAATTTGGTCAAGGTCTGGAACCCGGAGCCCTGGGTCGATCGAAAAGGTCGCCTGCGCGGCAATGCCCGCGCATTCCTGGACCTGCTGACCGGCCGGCTGGCGCCGCGAAACGTCGAAAGGCTCGAATAAGACCATGACGGCCCTCTCACCCGACCGCGTCGTCGTCATCAACGATCGTTCCATCAGGGTTGGCGGCGCCACGAACCTCGCCATACTCTCGGCCGAGTTGCTGCAACGGCGCGACATACCGGTGACCTTCTTTGCCGGGGACAGCGCGCCCGTCGACCGACCGGCCGCCGATACGATCAATCTGGACGCAGTTCCCTTGCTGGAGCGACAAAGGAGCGATGCACTGCGGCTCGGTCTTTACGATCCGATCGTCTACGAGGCCCTCAACGGGTTGATTGCCAGCCGCGACACCCCGTCGACGATCTACCACGTTCATGGCTGGTCGAAGATCCTGTCGCCGGCGATCTTTCGTGCGCTCGCGCCGGTACGCGACCGTGTGGTCCTTCACGCTCACGATTATTTCCTCGCCTGCCCCAATGGCGGTTTCGTCAACTTCCGGACCAATCGTGTCTGTGAGCTGAAGCCGATGTCCGGCCGCTGCCTGACGACGCAGTGCGATAAGCGCGGCCTGCATGAGAAGGCCTGGCGCTCGGCGCGACATATGCTGCGCGAGCACTTCTTCCCGACCAAACGAGCGGCCGCAAACATCATCGTCGTGCATGAGAGGATGCGAGCCTATTTCGACCGTGCCGGCATGAACGGCACGCAAGTGGAAACGGTCCGCAATCCCGTCCTTCCCTTCGTCGGTCCCGGGCTTCAGCCATGGACCAACCGCAACTTCGTATTCGTCGGTCGGCTCGAACCCGAAAAGGGTTTCGAGGACGCCGCCAGGGCGGCGAGCCTTGCCAAGGTGCCGCTGCATTTCATCGGTGATGGTGCCGGTCGCGCACTCATCGAGAAAACCTATCCAGAGGCGACCGTTCACGGTTGGAAAACCAGGGACGAAATGCGCGATATCATCCGCAGCGCTCGTGCTGTCGTCGTTTCGTCGCGTGTGCCGGAACCGTTCGGGCTGGCGGCCCTCGAAGCCATCGCCAGCGGCATACCGGTCATCCTGACCGATGCGGCGTTGCTCGCCGACGAGATCGCAGCCCTCGGCTGCGGCGTCAAATTCCGCATCGCCGACATCGAGGATCTTGCCGCTGCGATGCGCTCCCTTGCCACCGACGACGCACTGATCCGGCAAATGAGCGAGAACTGTTTCAGGCAGGCAGCCACGCTCGCCCATACGCCCGAAACCTGGGCGGACGCATTGGTCGATCTCTACGGTCGCGTGCTGCATCGTGCCTACCGGACCACGATCGATCTCCGGCAGCATCGACTGACAAAGACAGTGACGCTCGATGATTTGCGCAGTGGAGATGCCTTATGAAACGGTTTCGGTCAGTGGGCGGAGTACTCTTGCGGCAAAGGCTGCGACCGCTTGGCGAAGCCCCGAGCCGTTCTGCCACCTCCCGACTAGGAGGTTTACGCAACGTTTCTGTATTCCTGCCCGGCGTGTACCTCCATTGGACTAGGTCCTGCCCATCAGGGTCGATTGTAAATTAAGGCGCCCGCTGGCAGCCTGTTAAGGGCGAACGGTGTTTGGAGGGGTGAGAGATATGCTGTCCGTTTCTGATGGCGTTGCACGACAGAGGCATACCGCGCGCGGGACCATCGCAACACGGCGCGCTAGCAGATCCAAGCGTC encodes the following:
- a CDS encoding glycosyltransferase family 2 protein translates to MAQVQKMMQATKDYAEDRPVTVAIGIPSCGRRDILSAVLPLIARQTRQPDEIYVCLTSPEDMDPCCTEGLAVRVIVIISERGSCRQRNRILAAAKSDVILFLDDDFLMAPSYVEEVERLFSENDDIVVATGTLVADGIIGPGISVDGGLELIEADERLPKSTQAFRPIYNAYGCNMAVRTGPVREADLAFDENLPLYGWLEDVDFSRMAADLGRVVQSGNLVGVHLGTKKARTPGIKFGYSQIANPIYLIRKDTMSIRHAGVQILRNLVANLVKVWNPEPWVDRKGRLRGNARAFLDLLTGRLAPRNVERLE
- a CDS encoding glycosyltransferase family 4 protein translates to MTALSPDRVVVINDRSIRVGGATNLAILSAELLQRRDIPVTFFAGDSAPVDRPAADTINLDAVPLLERQRSDALRLGLYDPIVYEALNGLIASRDTPSTIYHVHGWSKILSPAIFRALAPVRDRVVLHAHDYFLACPNGGFVNFRTNRVCELKPMSGRCLTTQCDKRGLHEKAWRSARHMLREHFFPTKRAAANIIVVHERMRAYFDRAGMNGTQVETVRNPVLPFVGPGLQPWTNRNFVFVGRLEPEKGFEDAARAASLAKVPLHFIGDGAGRALIEKTYPEATVHGWKTRDEMRDIIRSARAVVVSSRVPEPFGLAALEAIASGIPVILTDAALLADEIAALGCGVKFRIADIEDLAAAMRSLATDDALIRQMSENCFRQAATLAHTPETWADALVDLYGRVLHRAYRTTIDLRQHRLTKTVTLDDLRSGDAL